A region of Diospyros lotus cultivar Yz01 chromosome 3, ASM1463336v1, whole genome shotgun sequence DNA encodes the following proteins:
- the LOC127797901 gene encoding proline-rich receptor-like protein kinase PERK3 isoform X2 has product MRTRCRPPPATLISFFFYFTTFLVHAVSGDLPSSDGGCALNFSSYPYRPTGNCIADEEKITVWGGFPTTLCCRNALATLSTGFAHQAKASRGSIFPPPDEWTRCSGNLTFAELQPSVSVHACGFDYLFNGSNNLHCSGESLPQIEGQESYGDALKDCSQFGKPGYSFDKACGNCIGAIQWLRDRLLEKYKVKESGERAMCGVAVVTAVAAAKLDDGSLDDFFNCMMALDVFASTAKLMLATLLATIGAMVVLAVVKYVTKKTRSDAKIMQTSQSTKWPTIYQFTKAEIENAINIGGERKCLGRGSAGQVFQGVLPSGQVIAVKQIYRNNTSDSFTREVDGLSGVRHPNLVCLFGLCMEDGDQYLVYEYCSAGNLAQHLLRKDVPLTWERRVKILTDCALALKYLHQRLDGCLVHRDIKLTNILLTEKMDAKLSDFGLARMLNMEESKVFTDVRGTIGYMDPEYMTNAKLTCASDIYSFGIVMLQILSGQKVIELDLEARDQLTTKAKDVSMGKRPLSDFEDPRIKGTVNIVDFESILLVAVLCVARSSKGRPTIDVVYNELEKAWKNTLAGMRAKKENSTTVSRSTEVAHQV; this is encoded by the exons ATGAGAACTAGATGCCGGCCGCCTCCGGCCACCCtgatctctttcttcttctacttcacCACATTCCTTGTGCACGCCGTCTCCGGCGATCTCCCCAGCAGTGATGGAG GTTGTGCTCTGAATTTCAGCTCATACCCTTACCGGCCGACCGGCAACTGCATTGCCGACGAAGAGAAGATTACGGTCTGGGGCGGGTTCCCGACCACTCTCTGCTGCCGGAACGCCCTCGCCACCCTGTCCACCGGCTTCGCCCATCAGGCGAAGGCTAGCCGGGGAAGCATCTTCCCCCCTCCAGACGAGTGGACGAGGTGCAGCGGCAACCTCACCTTCGCGGAGCTGCAGCCCTCTGTCTCCGTCCACGCCTGCGGCTTCGACTATCTCTTCAACGGCAGCAACAACCTGCACTGCTCCGGCGAGTCGTTGCCGCAGATAGAGGGGCAGGAAAGCTACGGCGACGCCTTGAAGGATTGCTCCCAGTTCGGTAAGCCGGGATACAGCTTCGACAAAGCATGTGGGAACTGCATCGGTGCAATTCAATGGCTGAGAGATCGGCTGCTGGAAAAGTACAAGGTGAAGGAGAGTGGAGAGAGAGCCATGTGCGGCGTGGCCGTTGTGACGGCGGTTGCAGCCGCCAAATTGGACGATGGCTCGTTAGATGATTTTTTCAACTGCATGATGGCTTTGGATGTCTTTG CTTCTACGGCGAAACTAATGCTGGCGACGCTTCTGGCCACCATCGGAGCGATGGTGGTGCTGGCGGTGGTGAAGTACGTCACCAAGAAGACCCGAAGCGACGCCAAGATTATGCAGACGTCGCAGAGCACCAAGTGGCCGACGATCTACCAATTCACCAAGGCCGAGATCGAGAACGCCATCAACATCGGCGGCGAACGGAAGTGCCTGGGAAGAGGAAGTGCCGGCCAGGTGTTTCAGGGCGTTCTTCCGAGCGGCCAGGTCATCGCCGTCAAGCAGATCTACCGGAACAACACCTCCGACTCGTTTACCAGGGAAGTCGACGGCCTTTCGGGCGTTCGCCATCCGAACCTCGTCTGCCTCTTCGGCCTCTGCATGGAAGACGGCGACCAGTACCTGGTTTACGAGTACTGCTCCGCCGGAAACCTAGCCCAACATCTTCTCA GGAAAGATGTGCCATTGACATGGGAAAGAAGAGTGAAGATTCTAACGGATTGTGCTCTGGCACTCAAGTATCTACATCAACGCTTAGATGGCTGCCTAGTTCACCGAGATATTAAG CTTACGAACATCTTGCTGACGGAGAAGATGGACGCGAAGCTGTCGGATTTCGGGCTGGCGAGGATGCTGAATATGGAGGAGAGTAAAGTGTTTACAGATGTGAGGGGAACAATAGGGTACATGGATCCTGAGTACATGACCAATGCCAAGCTCACCTGCGCCAGCGACATCTACAGCTTCGGCATCGTCATGCTCCAAATCCTCTCCGGGCAGAAAGTCATCGAGCTCGATCTTGAAGCCCGAGACCAGCTCACCACAAAG GCAAAGGATGTGAGTATGGGGAAACGCCCCCTCTCGGACTTTGAAGACCCGAGGATCAAAGGAACTGTCAACATTGTAGACTTCGAATCGATACTACTGGTCGCGGTGTTGTGTGTTGCCAGGTCGAGCAAAGGTCGCCCGACGATTGATGTGGTGTACAATGAACTAGAGAAAGCATGGAAAAATACCCTGGCTGGCATG AGAGCAAAGAAGGAGAACTCTACTACAGTATCAAGATCAACAGAAGTGGCCCATCAAGTCTAA
- the LOC127797901 gene encoding leucine-rich repeat receptor protein kinase HPCA1-like isoform X1, whose protein sequence is MRTRCRPPPATLISFFFYFTTFLVHAVSGDLPSSDGGCALNFSSYPYRPTGNCIADEEKITVWGGFPTTLCCRNALATLSTGFAHQAKASRGSIFPPPDEWTRCSGNLTFAELQPSVSVHACGFDYLFNGSNNLHCSGESLPQIEGQESYGDALKDCSQFGKPGYSFDKACGNCIGAIQWLRDRLLEKYKVKESGERAMCGVAVVTAVAAAKLDDGSLDDFFNCMMALDVFEPGYIRFKSSTAKLMLATLLATIGAMVVLAVVKYVTKKTRSDAKIMQTSQSTKWPTIYQFTKAEIENAINIGGERKCLGRGSAGQVFQGVLPSGQVIAVKQIYRNNTSDSFTREVDGLSGVRHPNLVCLFGLCMEDGDQYLVYEYCSAGNLAQHLLRKDVPLTWERRVKILTDCALALKYLHQRLDGCLVHRDIKLTNILLTEKMDAKLSDFGLARMLNMEESKVFTDVRGTIGYMDPEYMTNAKLTCASDIYSFGIVMLQILSGQKVIELDLEARDQLTTKAKDVSMGKRPLSDFEDPRIKGTVNIVDFESILLVAVLCVARSSKGRPTIDVVYNELEKAWKNTLAGMRAKKENSTTVSRSTEVAHQV, encoded by the exons ATGAGAACTAGATGCCGGCCGCCTCCGGCCACCCtgatctctttcttcttctacttcacCACATTCCTTGTGCACGCCGTCTCCGGCGATCTCCCCAGCAGTGATGGAG GTTGTGCTCTGAATTTCAGCTCATACCCTTACCGGCCGACCGGCAACTGCATTGCCGACGAAGAGAAGATTACGGTCTGGGGCGGGTTCCCGACCACTCTCTGCTGCCGGAACGCCCTCGCCACCCTGTCCACCGGCTTCGCCCATCAGGCGAAGGCTAGCCGGGGAAGCATCTTCCCCCCTCCAGACGAGTGGACGAGGTGCAGCGGCAACCTCACCTTCGCGGAGCTGCAGCCCTCTGTCTCCGTCCACGCCTGCGGCTTCGACTATCTCTTCAACGGCAGCAACAACCTGCACTGCTCCGGCGAGTCGTTGCCGCAGATAGAGGGGCAGGAAAGCTACGGCGACGCCTTGAAGGATTGCTCCCAGTTCGGTAAGCCGGGATACAGCTTCGACAAAGCATGTGGGAACTGCATCGGTGCAATTCAATGGCTGAGAGATCGGCTGCTGGAAAAGTACAAGGTGAAGGAGAGTGGAGAGAGAGCCATGTGCGGCGTGGCCGTTGTGACGGCGGTTGCAGCCGCCAAATTGGACGATGGCTCGTTAGATGATTTTTTCAACTGCATGATGGCTTTGGATGTCTTTG AGCCAGGTTACATCAGATTCAAAT CTTCTACGGCGAAACTAATGCTGGCGACGCTTCTGGCCACCATCGGAGCGATGGTGGTGCTGGCGGTGGTGAAGTACGTCACCAAGAAGACCCGAAGCGACGCCAAGATTATGCAGACGTCGCAGAGCACCAAGTGGCCGACGATCTACCAATTCACCAAGGCCGAGATCGAGAACGCCATCAACATCGGCGGCGAACGGAAGTGCCTGGGAAGAGGAAGTGCCGGCCAGGTGTTTCAGGGCGTTCTTCCGAGCGGCCAGGTCATCGCCGTCAAGCAGATCTACCGGAACAACACCTCCGACTCGTTTACCAGGGAAGTCGACGGCCTTTCGGGCGTTCGCCATCCGAACCTCGTCTGCCTCTTCGGCCTCTGCATGGAAGACGGCGACCAGTACCTGGTTTACGAGTACTGCTCCGCCGGAAACCTAGCCCAACATCTTCTCA GGAAAGATGTGCCATTGACATGGGAAAGAAGAGTGAAGATTCTAACGGATTGTGCTCTGGCACTCAAGTATCTACATCAACGCTTAGATGGCTGCCTAGTTCACCGAGATATTAAG CTTACGAACATCTTGCTGACGGAGAAGATGGACGCGAAGCTGTCGGATTTCGGGCTGGCGAGGATGCTGAATATGGAGGAGAGTAAAGTGTTTACAGATGTGAGGGGAACAATAGGGTACATGGATCCTGAGTACATGACCAATGCCAAGCTCACCTGCGCCAGCGACATCTACAGCTTCGGCATCGTCATGCTCCAAATCCTCTCCGGGCAGAAAGTCATCGAGCTCGATCTTGAAGCCCGAGACCAGCTCACCACAAAG GCAAAGGATGTGAGTATGGGGAAACGCCCCCTCTCGGACTTTGAAGACCCGAGGATCAAAGGAACTGTCAACATTGTAGACTTCGAATCGATACTACTGGTCGCGGTGTTGTGTGTTGCCAGGTCGAGCAAAGGTCGCCCGACGATTGATGTGGTGTACAATGAACTAGAGAAAGCATGGAAAAATACCCTGGCTGGCATG AGAGCAAAGAAGGAGAACTCTACTACAGTATCAAGATCAACAGAAGTGGCCCATCAAGTCTAA